The following proteins are encoded in a genomic region of Pyxicephalus adspersus chromosome 9, UCB_Pads_2.0, whole genome shotgun sequence:
- the DDB1 gene encoding DNA damage-binding protein 1, whose protein sequence is MSYNYVVTAQKPTAVNAWVTGHFTSEDDLNLLIAKNTRLEIYVVTPEGLRPVKEVGMYGKIAVMELFRPKGESKDLLFILTAKYNACILEYKQTGDSIDIITRAHGNVQDRIGRPSETGIIGIIDPDCRMIGLRLYDGLFKVIPLERDNKELKAFNIRLEELHVIDVKFLYSCQAPTICFVYQDPQGRHVKTYEVSLREKEFSKGPWKQENVEAEASMVIAVPEPFGGAIIIGQESITYHNGEKYLAIAPPIIKQSTIVCHNRVDVNGSRYLLGDMEGRLFMLLLEKEEQMDGSVTLKDLRVELLGETSIAECLTYLDNGVVFVGSRLGDSQLVKLTADSNEQGSYVVAMETFTNLGPIVDMCVVDLERQGQGQLVTCSGAFKEGSLRIIRNGIGIHEHASIDLPGIKGLWPLRVAANRETDDTLVLSFVGQTRVLTLSGEEVEETDLAGFVDDQQTFFCGNVAHQQLIQITSASVRLVSQDPQSLVSEWKEPQGRKVSVCSCNSRQVLLAVGRVLYYLEIHPGELRQMSCTEMEHEVACLDVTPLNGSDTMSSLCAIGLWTDISARILSLPDFQLLHKEMLGGEIIPRSILMTSFESSHYLLCALGDGALFYFSLNTETGLLSDRKKVTLGTQPTVLRTFRSLSTTNVFACSDRPTVIYSSNHKLVFSNVNLKEVNYMCPLNSEGYPDRIPQALSSSVSSSKLFSGSTSPHETSFGEEIEVHNLLIIDQHTFEVLHTHQFLQNEYTLSLVSCKLGKDPSTYFVVGTAMVYPDEAEPKQGRIVVFQYSDGKLQTVAEKEVKGAVYSMVEFNGKLLASMNSTVRLYEWTAEKELRTECNHYNNIMALYLKTKGDFILVGDLMRSVLLLAYKPMEGNFEEIARDFNPNWMSAVEILDDDNFLGAENAFNLFVCQKDSAATTDEERQHLQEVGLFHLGEFVNVFCHGSLVMQNLGETSPPTQGSVLFGTVNGMIGLVTSVSESWYNLLLDVQNRLNKVIKSVGKIEHSFWRSFHTERKTEAATGFIDGDLIESFLDISRSKMQEVVANLQIDDGSGMKRETTVDDLIKIVEELTRIH, encoded by the exons ATGTCTTACAACTACGTGGTGACCGCACAGAAACCCACTGCGGTCAATGCATGGGTGACAG GTCATTTCACATCCGAGGATGACCTAAATCTTCTGATAGCGAAGAACACACGGCTGGAAATTTATGTGGTAACACCAGAGGGCCTGCGGCCCGTGAAAGAGGTCGGGATGTATGGCAAGATTGCCGTCATGGAACTTTTCAGACCCAAG GGAGAAAGTAAGGACCTGCTCTTCATACTGACAGCCAAGTACAATGCCTGCATTCTTGAATATAAACAAACTGGGGACAGCATTGATATCATCACTCGGGCACATGGAAATGTTCAG GATCGCATTGGCCGGCCCTCTGAAACGGGGATCATTGGCATCATTGACCCCGATTGTCGAATGATCGGTCTGCGCCTTTATGAtggtttatttaaagttattccCTTGGAGAGGGATAATAAAGAGTTAAAGGCTTTTAACATCCGTTTGGAGGAGCTTCATGTTATTGATGTCAAGTTCCTCTATAGCTGTCAAGCCCCCACCATCTGTTTTGTGTACCAAGACCCACAGGGCCGCCACGTCAAGACCTATGAGGTCTCCCTTAGAGAAAAGGAGTTTAGCAAAGGTCCCTGGAAACAGGAGAATGTCGAAGCTGAGGCATCTATGGTGATTGCAG tTCCAGAGCCTTTTGGAGGAGCCATTATCATTGGACAGGAATCTATAACCTACCATAATGGAGAAAAATACTTGGCAATAGCTCCTCCTATTATAAAG CAAAGCACCATTGTGTGTCATAATCGTGTCGATGTAAATGGATCAAGGTATCTTCTTGGTGACATGGAAGGTCGTCTGTTCATGTTGCTACTAGAGAAGGAGGAGCAGATGGATGGAAGTGTCACTCTGAAGGACCTAAGAGTAGAGCTTCTCGGAGAG ACATCCATTGCGGAATGCCTCACTTACCTTGATAATGGAGTAGTGTTTGTAGGCTCTCGCCTTGGAGACTCCCAGCTGGTTAAG CTAACTGCAGACAGCAATGAGCAGGGCTCTTACGTTGTGGCAATGGAGACTTTCACTAACTTAGGCCCAATTGTGGATATGTGCGTTGTGGATCTTGAGAGACAAGGGCAAGGGCAG CTTGTTACCTGCTCTGGAGCTTTCAAGGAAGGTTCACTGAGAATCATCAGAAATGGAATTGGCATTCATGAGCATGCCAGCATCGACTTACCAGGAATCAAAG GTCTGTGGCCTCTCAGAGTTGCTGCTAATCGTGAAACAGATGACACATTGGTCCTGTCTTTTGTGGGACAGACCAG AGTTTTGACCTTGTCCGGAGAAGAGGTGGAAGAGACCGATCTTGCTGGTTTTGTTGATGAtcagcaaacctttttttgtGGCAATGTTGCACATCAGCAGCTGATTCAA atcaCATCAGCATCAGTACGGCTTGTCTCTCAGGACCCACAAAGCCTGGTGAGTGAGTGGAAGGAGCCCCAGGGCCGTAAAGTCAGTGTCTGTTCTTGCAACAGCCGTCAAGTTCTACTTGCTGTGGGAAGAGTCCTGTATTATTTGGAAATTCACCCCGGAGAGCTTAGGCAGATGAG CTGTACTGAAATGGAACATGAAGTAGCCTGTCTAGATGTGACTCCACTAAATGGTAGTGACACAATGTCTTCGCTTTGCGCAATTGGACTTTGGACTGACATCTCTGCCCGAATCCTTAGTCTGCCTGACTTTCAGCTGCTGCACAAGGAAATGCTGGGGGGTG AGATTATTCCAAGATCCATCCTAATGACTTCATTTGAGAGCAGTCACTACCTACTGTGTGCACTGGGTGATGGTGCATTGTTTTACTTCAGCCTCAacacagagacag GACTTCTGAGTGACAGAAAAAAGGTGACACTGGGAACACAGCCAACAGTCTTGAGGACTTTCCGATCCCTATCAACAACAAATGTGTTTGCCTGTTCCGATCGTCCGACTGTCATATACAGTAGCAACCATAAACTTGTTTTCTCCAATGTTAACTTGAAAGAAGTGAACTATATGTGCCCCTTAAACTCAGAGGGTTACCCTGATAG AATCCCACAGGCATTGTCTTCCAGTGTGAGCAGCAGTAAGTTGTTCTCAGGAAGCACCTCCCCCCATGAAACTTCATTTGGAGAAGAAATTGAAGTTCACAATCTCCTTATCATAGACCAACACActtttgaag tTTTGCACACTCACCAGTTCCTGCAGAATGAATACACCCTCAGCTTGGTGTCTTGTAAACTGGGGAAGGATCCCAGCACTTACTTTGTAGTAGGTACAGCCATGGTATATCCAGATGAGGCAGAACCAAAACAAGGGAGAATTGTGGTTTTCCAATACAGTGATG GGAAACTTCAGACGGTCGCTGAAAAAGAAGTGAAGGGGGCTGTGTACTCTATGGTGGAATTTAATGGGAAGCTGCTGGCCAGCATGAATAGCACG GTTCGCCTGTACGAATGGACCGCAGAAAAGGAACTGCGTACTGAATGCAACCACTACAACAATATTATGGCTTTGTATTTGAAAACGAAGGGCGATTTCATCCTGGTTGGAGACTTGATGCGTTCAGTGCTGCTGTTAGCTTACAAGCCAATGGAAGGAAACTTTGAAGAG ATTGCACGAGATTTTAATCCCAATTGGATGAGTGCAGTGGAGATTCTGGATGACGACAATTTCCTAGGAGcagaaaatgcatttaatttatttgtatgccaGAAAGACAG TGCTGCCACAACAGATGAAGAACGACAGCATCTACAGGAAGTTGGGCTGTTCCATCTGGGAGAATTTGTAAATGTCTTTTGTCATGGTTCCCTGGTGATGCAGAATCTTGGGGAGACATCCCCACCGACACAGGGCTCTGTACTTTTTGGAACCGTTAATGGAATGATTG GTCTTGTGACATCGGTATCTGAGAGCTGGTACAATCTTCTGCTTGATGTTCAAAATAGGCTCAATAAAGTAATCAAGAGTGTAGGCAAAATAGAGCACTCATT CTGGAGATCGTTTCACACAGAGAGGAAAACTGAAGCTGCAACAGGGTTTATAGATGGTGATCTGATTGAGAGTTTCTTGGACATCAGCAGGTCTAAGATGCAGGAAGTTGTAGCAAACCtacag ATCGACGATGGTAGCGGCATGAAGAGAGAGACAACTGTTGATGACTTGATAAAGATAGTGGAGGAACTAACCAGGATTCACTGA